One window of the Posidoniimonas polymericola genome contains the following:
- a CDS encoding acyltransferase family protein, producing the protein MAADPATAPNRLQALDVMRGATILAMILVNNPGTWASDSIYPPLQHAEWHGWTPTDLVFPFFLFMVGVAMAYAFRKYEQADRAAIAAAWPRILRRTLTLVGLGLFLNAYGGLLADALGTGEFSLATLRLPGVLQRIGLAYCGASMVVLLLPRAARWVAAAVMLFGYAALLMFLPADLSYEERFAADGNLTRAVDIAVLTKPHMYTQATSEPTEPEGLLSTLPSIVTVLIGYLVGGLLRRGPLGAGTLLTLVILGVALTSLGLAWDVRFPSPGGVPINKKLWTSSFVLLTGGLGTLTLTAILIVFDWLGGGSKLMQRIAMPFTAVGVNAITAFVLASLTGATIARVPVGDTSLKNWIYQNVFVAPLGPGPASSLAMAVATVAIFWALMIVFYRRGWVIRV; encoded by the coding sequence ATGGCAGCCGACCCCGCTACCGCTCCCAACCGCCTGCAGGCCCTCGACGTCATGCGCGGCGCCACGATCCTGGCGATGATCCTCGTCAACAACCCGGGCACCTGGGCGTCGGACTCGATCTACCCGCCGCTGCAGCACGCCGAGTGGCACGGCTGGACCCCGACCGACCTCGTCTTCCCGTTCTTCCTGTTCATGGTCGGGGTCGCGATGGCGTACGCCTTCCGCAAGTACGAGCAGGCCGACCGCGCCGCGATCGCCGCCGCTTGGCCGCGGATCCTCCGCCGCACGCTCACGCTGGTCGGGCTCGGGTTGTTCCTCAACGCCTACGGCGGCCTGCTCGCCGACGCCCTGGGGACCGGCGAGTTCAGCCTCGCCACGCTCCGCCTGCCCGGCGTGCTGCAGCGGATTGGCTTGGCCTACTGCGGCGCGTCGATGGTGGTGCTGCTGTTGCCCAGGGCCGCGCGGTGGGTCGCCGCCGCGGTGATGCTGTTCGGTTACGCCGCGCTGCTGATGTTCCTCCCCGCGGACCTGAGCTACGAAGAACGCTTCGCCGCCGACGGCAACCTGACCCGCGCGGTCGACATCGCCGTGCTCACCAAGCCCCACATGTACACCCAGGCGACCAGCGAGCCGACCGAGCCCGAGGGCCTGCTCAGCACGCTGCCGTCGATCGTGACCGTGCTGATCGGCTACCTGGTCGGCGGGCTGCTGCGGCGTGGCCCGCTCGGCGCGGGCACGCTGCTGACGCTCGTGATCCTTGGCGTCGCGCTGACGTCGCTGGGTCTCGCCTGGGACGTGCGGTTCCCGTCGCCCGGTGGCGTGCCGATCAACAAGAAGCTGTGGACCAGCAGCTTCGTGCTCTTGACCGGCGGCCTTGGCACGCTGACGCTCACCGCCATCCTGATCGTGTTCGACTGGCTCGGCGGCGGCTCGAAGCTGATGCAACGGATCGCCATGCCGTTCACCGCGGTCGGCGTCAACGCGATCACCGCGTTTGTGCTCGCCTCACTGACGGGGGCGACCATCGCCCGCGTGCCGGTCGGCGACACCAGCCTCAAGAACTGGATCTACCAGAACGTGTTTGTCGCCCCGCTGGGCCCCGGCCCCGCGTCGTCGCTGGCGATGGCCGTCGCGACGGTCGCCATCTTCTGGGCGCTGATGATCGTCTTCTACCGCCGCGGCTGGGTCATCCGGGTGTAG
- a CDS encoding 4'-phosphopantetheinyl transferase family protein has translation MARRPPLSPEQLPDWPVGDPAAPLAPGVVRVWLWSLDGPCPDCDERWLSVDERDRADRFHFGEDRQHFVAARCGLRRLLAAATGRSPAEVAFRYHGLGKPALEHDGATVRFNLSHSAGVALAAVSADADVGADIEAVRPTRWADGIAERYFSPTEVAGLRGEPVDRQDQAFFRFWTNKEAVVKLIGTGLGFPLPAFTTPLDAPTGAEVTLPKDNPLALSRCWVRPLPTGEHLRGAVATPGSVERVECFRL, from the coding sequence ATGGCCAGACGCCCACCGCTGTCGCCGGAACAACTGCCCGACTGGCCCGTGGGTGACCCCGCGGCGCCGCTGGCGCCGGGCGTGGTGCGGGTCTGGCTGTGGTCGCTCGATGGGCCGTGCCCCGATTGCGACGAGCGCTGGCTGTCGGTCGACGAGCGGGACCGGGCCGACCGGTTCCACTTCGGCGAGGACCGCCAGCACTTTGTCGCGGCCCGCTGTGGGCTGCGGCGGCTGCTGGCGGCGGCGACCGGTCGGTCGCCGGCCGAGGTGGCGTTCCGCTACCACGGGCTCGGCAAGCCGGCGCTCGAGCACGACGGGGCCACGGTGCGGTTCAACCTGTCGCACTCGGCCGGCGTGGCGCTAGCCGCGGTGTCGGCCGACGCCGACGTGGGCGCCGACATCGAGGCGGTCCGCCCGACCCGCTGGGCCGACGGGATCGCCGAGCGGTATTTCTCGCCCACCGAAGTCGCCGGCCTGCGTGGCGAGCCGGTCGACCGGCAGGACCAGGCGTTCTTCCGCTTCTGGACCAACAAGGAGGCCGTGGTCAAGCTGATCGGCACGGGCCTGGGCTTCCCCCTGCCGGCGTTCACCACGCCGCTCGACGCGCCAACTGGGGCCGAGGTAACTTTACCGAAAGACAACCCGCTGGCCCTCAGCCGCTGCTGGGTCCGGCCGCTGCCGACCGGCGAGCACCTCCGCGGCGCGGTGGCGACCCCGGGGTCGGTCGAGCGGGTCGAGTGCTTCCGCTTATAA
- a CDS encoding non-canonical purine NTP pyrophosphatase, translating to MPAAPLIIGTHNQKKGAELAGALAPHGVEVRTLAGVDGAIEVVEDGQTFADNARLKAVEQAKHLGQWLLADDSGIQVDALGGAPGVFSARFAGPECDDQANNRLLLEKLAGLPPQKRGAGYYCHVTLADPSGEIRGEATGVCRGVIVPKPRGSNGFGYDPLFEIRELHRTFGELGPAVKKALSHRSRAMRSILPAIVRELAR from the coding sequence ATGCCCGCCGCCCCGCTGATCATCGGCACCCACAACCAGAAGAAGGGCGCCGAGCTGGCCGGGGCGCTCGCCCCCCACGGCGTCGAGGTCCGCACGCTCGCCGGCGTCGACGGCGCGATCGAGGTGGTCGAGGACGGCCAGACCTTCGCCGACAACGCCCGGCTCAAGGCAGTCGAGCAGGCCAAACACCTCGGCCAGTGGCTGCTGGCCGACGACAGCGGCATCCAGGTCGACGCGCTGGGCGGCGCGCCGGGCGTGTTCTCTGCCCGCTTCGCCGGCCCCGAGTGCGACGACCAGGCCAACAATCGCCTGCTGCTGGAGAAGCTCGCCGGCCTGCCGCCGCAGAAACGCGGCGCAGGCTACTACTGCCACGTCACGCTGGCCGACCCGTCGGGCGAGATCCGCGGCGAGGCGACCGGCGTCTGCCGCGGCGTGATCGTGCCCAAGCCCCGCGGCTCGAACGGCTTCGGCTACGACCCGCTGTTCGAGATCCGCGAGCTGCACCGCACCTTCGGCGAGCTCGGCCCCGCGGTCAAGAAGGCACTCAGCCACCGCTCGCGGGCGATGCGGTCGATCCTGCCGGCGATCGTCCGCGAGCTAGCCCGCTAG
- a CDS encoding FAD:protein FMN transferase: MAESPTNRRDFLKGKSAVEALGSIGDALPAGAADPGLADCTLSLTRRAMACDFQVQLIASPHRNETEPALAALDLIDEQEDRLSVYRDSSDISLLNNAAQFGPAETDAEMFALLELCDQLHRETEGAFDTTTGPLSKAWGFYQREPRVPSDEQLAAARELVGWSHVKLDADTQTLAFDKQGIEVNFNGVGKGHALDLAAEQLGLALVDDFLMHGGRSTLVARGNRPGGQVAGWGVALRHPLRPQLVIAEFALVDQAFSTSGAATQGFVSGGERYGHILDARTGRPAVGPHSVSVIAPTGAEADALSTAFYVLGPERSRVYCEAHPGVGAAFVMPGQHANQVRLEVVHLPADRWRQVSEL, translated from the coding sequence ATGGCCGAGTCCCCTACTAACCGCCGCGACTTCCTCAAGGGCAAGTCGGCCGTCGAGGCTTTGGGCAGCATCGGCGACGCCCTGCCGGCAGGCGCCGCCGACCCCGGGCTGGCCGACTGCACGCTCTCGCTCACCCGCCGCGCGATGGCGTGCGACTTCCAGGTGCAGCTGATCGCCAGCCCGCACCGCAACGAGACCGAACCCGCCCTCGCTGCGCTCGACCTGATCGACGAACAAGAAGACCGGCTGAGCGTCTACCGCGACTCGAGCGACATCAGCCTGCTCAACAACGCAGCGCAGTTCGGACCCGCGGAGACCGACGCCGAGATGTTTGCGCTCCTGGAGCTGTGCGACCAGTTGCACCGCGAGACCGAAGGCGCCTTCGACACCACGACCGGGCCGCTCTCTAAGGCGTGGGGCTTCTACCAGCGCGAGCCCCGTGTGCCGAGCGACGAACAACTCGCCGCCGCCCGCGAACTGGTCGGCTGGTCGCACGTGAAGCTCGACGCCGACACACAAACCCTCGCGTTCGACAAGCAGGGCATCGAGGTCAACTTCAACGGCGTCGGCAAGGGGCACGCGCTCGACCTGGCCGCCGAGCAGCTCGGGCTCGCGCTGGTCGACGACTTCCTGATGCACGGCGGCCGGAGCACGCTGGTGGCCCGCGGCAACCGGCCGGGCGGGCAGGTCGCCGGCTGGGGAGTCGCGCTAAGGCACCCGCTGCGGCCGCAGTTGGTGATTGCTGAGTTCGCGCTGGTCGACCAGGCGTTCTCGACCTCCGGGGCCGCCACCCAGGGGTTTGTCTCTGGAGGGGAGCGGTACGGGCACATCCTCGACGCCCGCACCGGGCGGCCGGCGGTCGGGCCGCACAGCGTCAGCGTGATCGCGCCGACCGGTGCGGAGGCCGACGCGCTGTCGACCGCGTTCTACGTGCTCGGGCCGGAACGGTCGCGTGTGTACTGCGAGGCCCATCCCGGCGTGGGGGCGGCGTTCGTAATGCCGGGGCAGCACGCCAACCAAGTCCGGCTGGAGGTCGTCCATCTGCCCGCCGACCGCTGGCGCCAGGTGAGCGAGCTGTAG
- a CDS encoding integrase core domain-containing protein, whose protein sequence is MQSFESRASARKLSDAWREDSNHHRSHSSLGYVTPTEFAARCPNQTLTATGAVFWGRTVVFTDFILGMQRL, encoded by the coding sequence ATCCAGTCGTTCGAGAGTCGGGCGTCGGCCAGGAAGCTGTCCGACGCCTGGCGAGAGGATTCCAACCACCACCGGTCGCACAGCTCGCTGGGGTACGTCACCCCTACCGAGTTCGCGGCCCGCTGCCCTAACCAGACTCTCACTGCAACTGGTGCAGTTTTTTGGGGCAGGACCGTGGTCTTCACCGACTTCATTCTGGGAATGCAGCGGTTGTAG
- a CDS encoding class I SAM-dependent DNA methyltransferase — protein sequence MPHRYRIQFPPHDAHHLEQDEVSFFVMENGRKTRLRFHDYDQIYPRPGLYEQVFYERLKCNSPEKVSEQLKQTLDAYGKRITELRVLDLGAGNGMMGEVLKRNGVARLIGADIIPEARDACLRDRPSVYDEYYVADFTDLDPDSIDELSGWSIDCLTSVAALGFGDISAAAFFQAMRFVEVGGWVAFNIKETFLDRSDQSGFSRFIRELIFSEYLDLHHLERYRHRLSMEGTPLYYFALVAQKTAEIPGDFLERHEITS from the coding sequence ATGCCGCACCGCTACCGCATCCAGTTTCCTCCTCACGACGCTCATCATCTAGAACAGGACGAAGTCAGCTTCTTCGTCATGGAGAACGGCCGCAAGACGCGGCTGCGGTTCCACGACTACGACCAAATCTACCCTCGGCCCGGCCTGTACGAGCAGGTCTTCTACGAGCGGCTGAAGTGCAACTCGCCCGAGAAGGTGAGCGAGCAGCTCAAGCAGACGCTCGACGCCTACGGCAAGAGAATCACCGAGCTGCGGGTGCTGGACCTCGGCGCCGGCAACGGCATGATGGGCGAGGTGCTCAAGCGGAACGGCGTCGCCCGGCTGATCGGCGCCGACATCATCCCCGAGGCTCGGGACGCGTGCCTCCGCGACCGGCCGAGTGTGTACGACGAGTACTACGTGGCCGACTTCACTGACCTCGACCCCGACTCCATCGACGAGCTGTCCGGCTGGTCGATCGACTGCCTGACCAGCGTCGCGGCGCTCGGCTTCGGCGACATCTCCGCGGCGGCGTTCTTTCAGGCGATGCGATTTGTGGAGGTCGGGGGCTGGGTCGCCTTCAACATCAAGGAGACCTTCCTCGACCGCTCCGACCAGTCTGGCTTCTCCCGGTTCATCCGCGAGCTGATCTTCTCCGAGTACCTCGACCTGCACCACCTCGAGCGGTACCGCCACCGCTTGTCGATGGAAGGGACCCCGCTGTACTATTTCGCGCTGGTCGCCCAGAAGACCGCCGAGATCCCCGGCGACTTCCTCGAACGCCATGAAATCACGTCGTAG
- the ilvC gene encoding ketol-acid reductoisomerase: MGAKIYYDKDADMKALEGKTVAIIGYGSQGHAHAQNLRDSGVKVVVGQRPGGDNYDLAKSHGFEPMSAADAAKAADVINILLPDEVQADVYKSDIAPNMSKGNVLMCSHGFNIHFGLIEPPKGVETLLVAPKGPGHLVRSEFTAGGGVPCLIALPEDASDDTFQIGLAYAKGLGGARAGVIRTTFAEETETDLFGEQAVLCGGLSELIKAGFDTLVEAGYQPEMAYFECMHEVKLIVDLFYQGGLNYMRYSVSNTAEYGDYSTGPRIITDETKAEMKKVLLEIQNGTFARNWMLENKAGAPGFKATRRRERNLPIEKTGQQLRRLMSWIDEKEV, translated from the coding sequence ATGGGCGCAAAGATCTACTACGACAAAGACGCAGACATGAAGGCCCTGGAGGGCAAGACCGTGGCCATCATCGGCTACGGCTCCCAGGGGCACGCCCACGCGCAGAACCTGCGTGACTCGGGCGTCAAGGTCGTGGTGGGCCAGCGACCGGGCGGCGATAACTACGACCTCGCCAAGAGCCACGGCTTCGAGCCGATGAGCGCCGCCGACGCCGCCAAGGCGGCCGACGTCATCAACATCCTGCTGCCGGACGAGGTCCAGGCCGACGTCTACAAGAGCGACATCGCGCCCAACATGTCCAAGGGCAACGTGCTGATGTGTTCGCACGGCTTCAACATCCACTTCGGGTTGATCGAGCCGCCCAAGGGCGTGGAAACGCTCTTGGTCGCCCCCAAGGGCCCCGGCCACCTGGTCCGCAGCGAGTTCACCGCCGGCGGCGGCGTCCCCTGCCTGATCGCCCTGCCCGAGGACGCCAGCGACGACACCTTCCAGATCGGCCTGGCCTACGCCAAGGGCCTGGGCGGAGCCCGCGCCGGCGTCATCCGCACCACCTTCGCCGAAGAGACCGAGACCGACCTGTTCGGCGAGCAGGCCGTCTTGTGCGGCGGCCTGAGCGAGCTGATCAAGGCGGGCTTCGACACCCTGGTCGAGGCCGGTTACCAGCCCGAGATGGCCTACTTCGAGTGCATGCACGAGGTGAAGCTGATCGTCGACCTGTTCTACCAGGGCGGCCTCAACTACATGCGCTACAGCGTGAGCAACACCGCCGAGTACGGCGACTACTCCACCGGCCCGCGGATCATCACCGACGAGACCAAGGCCGAGATGAAGAAGGTGCTCCTGGAGATCCAGAACGGCACCTTCGCCCGCAACTGGATGCTCGAGAACAAGGCCGGCGCCCCCGGCTTCAAGGCGACCCGCCGCCGCGAGCGGAACCTGCCGATCGAGAAGACCGGTCAGCAGCTCCGCCGCCTGATGAGCTGGATCGACGAGAAGGAAGTCTAA
- a CDS encoding pectate lyase, translating into MSLRSCVTAVALVAVQCSWAATPGRCEQPPTREQALDALRAAAGFFSERVAIQGGYVYHYSLDLQQRWGEGPAGQDLVWVQPPGTPSVGMALLRAYDATGDRYFLTAARRAADALVYGQVRSGGWSNKIDVSGMRRGQQHEGGQRRAAGRSSLDDGQTQSAIEFLIRVDQALDFNDQPIHDAARLALDSLLAAQFPNGGFPQVWKGAVEPRPVVAANYPHYDWRTEGRIKEYWDLYTLNDNVCGYVADALIAAHKIYDDPRYETALQRLGDFLILAQMPAPQRGWAQQYNEQMEPAWARAFEPPAVASDETQEAVETLLKIAAATADNRYLEPIPAALDYLQQSLLTDGRLARFYELETNRPLYMTRNGRQYSLTYDDSQLPSHYAFKIPARLPTLQTRYRAALQGADPPAVPPRRIAQRAAAIVAGLDQQGRWVSVYHGGRLVGQPKFQSGQPYLSSLVFCRNVRVLCDYLETAAF; encoded by the coding sequence ATGTCCCTGCGTTCCTGCGTCACCGCCGTGGCTCTTGTGGCGGTCCAGTGCAGCTGGGCTGCAACGCCCGGCCGGTGCGAACAGCCGCCGACCCGCGAGCAGGCCCTTGACGCCCTCCGCGCCGCGGCCGGGTTCTTCAGCGAGCGGGTCGCGATCCAGGGGGGCTACGTCTACCACTACTCGCTCGACCTCCAGCAGCGGTGGGGGGAGGGGCCCGCCGGGCAGGATCTCGTCTGGGTGCAGCCCCCGGGGACGCCTAGCGTGGGGATGGCGTTGCTCCGTGCCTATGACGCCACTGGCGACCGCTACTTCCTCACCGCCGCCCGCCGGGCGGCCGATGCCCTGGTCTACGGTCAGGTGCGGTCGGGCGGGTGGAGCAACAAGATCGACGTGTCCGGCATGCGGCGTGGCCAGCAGCACGAAGGGGGCCAGCGACGGGCCGCCGGCAGGTCGTCGCTCGACGATGGTCAGACGCAGTCGGCGATCGAGTTCCTGATCCGCGTCGATCAGGCCCTCGACTTCAACGACCAGCCCATCCACGACGCCGCCCGGCTGGCGCTCGACTCGTTGCTGGCGGCCCAGTTCCCCAACGGCGGCTTTCCCCAGGTTTGGAAGGGGGCGGTCGAGCCGCGGCCGGTCGTCGCGGCCAACTACCCGCACTACGACTGGCGGACCGAGGGCCGGATCAAGGAGTACTGGGACCTCTACACGCTCAACGACAACGTCTGCGGCTATGTCGCGGACGCGTTGATTGCTGCTCACAAGATTTACGATGACCCGCGCTACGAGACCGCGCTGCAGCGCCTGGGCGACTTCTTGATCCTGGCCCAGATGCCCGCCCCGCAGCGGGGCTGGGCGCAGCAGTACAACGAGCAGATGGAGCCCGCCTGGGCCCGGGCGTTCGAGCCGCCGGCCGTCGCCAGCGACGAGACCCAAGAAGCGGTCGAGACACTGCTAAAGATCGCCGCCGCCACCGCCGACAACCGCTACCTGGAGCCGATCCCCGCGGCGCTGGACTACCTGCAGCAGTCGCTGCTGACCGACGGTCGCCTGGCGCGGTTCTACGAGCTCGAGACCAACCGGCCGCTCTACATGACCCGCAACGGCCGGCAGTACTCGCTGACCTACGACGACTCGCAGTTGCCGAGCCACTACGCGTTCAAGATTCCCGCGCGGCTGCCAACGCTCCAGACGCGCTACCGGGCCGCGCTGCAGGGCGCCGACCCCCCTGCGGTCCCGCCCCGCAGGATTGCCCAGCGGGCCGCGGCGATTGTCGCAGGCCTCGACCAACAGGGACGCTGGGTCAGCGTCTACCACGGCGGGCGGCTGGTCGGTCAGCCAAAATTCCAATCCGGTCAGCCGTACCTGTCGAGCTTGGTGTTCTGCCGGAATGTCCGGGTGCTGTGCGATTACCTCGAGACCGCCGCGTTCTAA
- a CDS encoding 6-phosphofructokinase gives MASGQCIGVLTSGGDCPGLNAAIRGLGKAAIDQFEMSVIGFRDGFRGLALDRIVRITGDQLSGILTDGGTFLGASRDKPHKMPIGERTEDMTDAIVATYQRHGLDCVVCIGGGGTQKNALRLQDAGLNVVSLPKTIDNDIAKTDVSFGFDTALGIATEAIDRLHSTATSHHRIIVVELMGHRAGWLALGAGIAGGADVILIPEIPYAIEHVAEAINARARRGKRFSIVAVAEGTMTVEQSKTINELAAAKSSAETKDDKKKASQQLAAFHHEHVDHTLKLTHQLEEMTGLESRLTILGHLQRGGTPSAADRLLATRLGATCAELLHEKQYGYMVAARGDGSEAVPIEEVAGSKKLVPADHPWVRAARSVGTSLGDS, from the coding sequence ATGGCCAGTGGACAATGCATCGGAGTTCTCACTAGCGGGGGCGACTGCCCCGGGCTGAACGCCGCGATCCGTGGACTCGGCAAGGCGGCGATCGACCAGTTCGAGATGTCCGTCATCGGCTTCCGCGACGGCTTCCGCGGCCTGGCCCTCGACCGCATCGTGCGGATCACGGGCGACCAGCTCTCAGGCATCCTGACCGACGGCGGCACGTTCCTCGGCGCGAGCCGCGACAAACCGCACAAGATGCCGATCGGTGAGCGCACCGAGGACATGACCGACGCCATCGTCGCGACCTACCAGCGGCACGGCCTGGACTGCGTGGTCTGCATCGGCGGCGGCGGCACGCAGAAGAACGCCCTGCGGCTGCAGGACGCCGGGCTCAACGTGGTGTCGCTCCCCAAGACCATCGACAACGACATAGCGAAGACCGACGTCTCGTTTGGGTTCGACACGGCGCTCGGCATCGCCACCGAGGCGATCGACCGCCTGCACTCCACCGCCACCAGCCACCACCGCATCATCGTGGTCGAGCTGATGGGCCACCGCGCCGGTTGGCTCGCGTTGGGGGCCGGCATCGCCGGCGGGGCCGACGTGATCCTGATCCCCGAGATCCCCTACGCGATCGAGCACGTCGCCGAGGCGATCAACGCCCGCGCCCGACGCGGCAAGCGGTTCAGCATCGTCGCCGTGGCCGAGGGCACGATGACGGTCGAACAGTCGAAGACCATCAACGAGCTGGCCGCCGCCAAGAGCAGCGCCGAGACCAAGGACGACAAGAAGAAGGCCTCGCAGCAGCTCGCCGCCTTCCACCACGAGCACGTCGACCACACGCTCAAGCTGACCCACCAGCTCGAGGAGATGACCGGCCTGGAGTCGCGGCTCACCATCCTCGGGCACCTGCAGCGGGGCGGCACCCCGTCGGCCGCCGACCGGCTGCTCGCCACCCGGCTCGGGGCGACCTGCGCCGAGCTGCTCCACGAGAAGCAGTACGGCTACATGGTCGCCGCCCGCGGCGACGGCTCCGAGGCCGTGCCCATCGAAGAGGTCGCCGGCAGCAAGAAGCTGGTCCCCGCCGACCACCCCTGGGTCCGCGCCGCCCGCAGCGTCGGCACCAGCCTCGGCGACTCCTAG
- a CDS encoding DedA family protein — protein sequence MILDFLVKRVGLWGIFAFLALTGVGVPIPEEAPLVLAGVLSKAGRFDPFEALAFCLMGALVGDSIMYAIGRHLGHAFLLKHPLISRFVNAEEEEKLEHVIQKHGFKILLGTRFLIGIRGAVYFAAGAARVPYLRFLLWDLVAASLVVLIVFGLGYLFGPWIEPVIGDAEKLVTVIVVAVLIGVGYMLYRKRVERIDREIERLERESQNEKLAEGVVPQPAPNEQQESDEQQDRSA from the coding sequence GTGATTCTTGATTTCCTAGTTAAGCGCGTCGGGCTGTGGGGCATCTTCGCCTTCCTGGCTCTGACGGGTGTCGGCGTGCCGATCCCAGAGGAGGCGCCGCTGGTGCTGGCGGGCGTGCTGAGCAAGGCCGGCAGGTTCGACCCGTTCGAGGCCCTGGCCTTCTGCCTGATGGGCGCCCTGGTGGGCGACTCGATCATGTACGCCATCGGCCGACACCTAGGGCACGCGTTCCTGCTGAAGCACCCGCTGATCTCGCGGTTTGTGAACGCGGAGGAGGAAGAGAAGCTGGAGCACGTGATCCAGAAGCACGGCTTCAAGATCTTGCTGGGCACCCGGTTCCTGATCGGCATCCGCGGCGCGGTTTACTTCGCCGCCGGCGCCGCGCGGGTACCCTACCTGCGGTTCCTGCTGTGGGACCTGGTGGCGGCCTCGCTGGTGGTGCTGATTGTGTTTGGCCTGGGCTACCTGTTCGGCCCCTGGATCGAGCCGGTCATCGGCGACGCCGAGAAGCTGGTGACCGTGATTGTGGTCGCGGTGCTGATCGGCGTTGGCTACATGCTGTACCGCAAGCGGGTCGAGCGGATCGACCGCGAGATCGAACGCCTGGAGCGCGAGTCGCAGAACGAGAAGCTGGCCGAGGGCGTCGTGCCCCAGCCCGCCCCCAACGAGCAGCAAGAGTCCGACGAGCAGCAGGACCGCTCGGCCTAA
- the ilvN gene encoding acetolactate synthase small subunit, which translates to MRHVLSALVQNVPGVLAHVAGMLASRGYNIDSLAVGETEDPHLSRMTFVVVGDDNVLQQVRKQLEKIVTVVQVTDISAQDHVERDLMLIKVNCQEGKRTEICELTDIFRGSVVDVAPDEIMIELAGQEKKIQAFIDMMRPFGILELARTGRIAMVRSVNRPLGSGGVTAAVGAAG; encoded by the coding sequence ATGCGTCACGTCCTCTCTGCCCTGGTGCAAAACGTCCCCGGCGTGCTGGCCCACGTCGCCGGCATGCTCGCCTCGCGCGGCTACAACATCGACAGCCTCGCCGTCGGCGAGACCGAAGACCCGCACCTGTCGCGGATGACGTTCGTCGTGGTCGGCGACGACAACGTGCTGCAGCAGGTCCGCAAGCAGCTCGAGAAGATCGTCACCGTGGTGCAGGTCACGGACATCAGCGCCCAGGACCACGTTGAGCGCGACCTGATGCTCATCAAGGTCAACTGCCAGGAGGGCAAGCGGACCGAGATCTGCGAGCTGACCGACATCTTCCGCGGCAGCGTGGTGGACGTCGCGCCCGATGAGATCATGATTGAGCTGGCCGGCCAGGAGAAGAAGATCCAGGCGTTCATCGACATGATGCGGCCCTTCGGCATCCTCGAGCTGGCCCGCACCGGACGCATCGCCATGGTCCGCTCGGTCAACCGCCCGCTGGGCAGCGGCGGCGTGACGGCGGCGGTCGGCGCGGCAGGCTGA
- a CDS encoding DUF6960 family protein: MDEATHPPPLKQVPKYGYYPAWPEDGDNWIHPEDVALARTQFPSTRIWRRDEESGEFHVIRYGATTLRVKSALWQEVPEPDFQIGQLVEVRTRLMRNEPHTGRVTEVQWDNYLGQVVFHIQENDRPLPNKYTTDDLKPVDPAEGREFSRLPSDTPEATDGVDELTEGLPKDEKFGGPWT; this comes from the coding sequence ATGGACGAAGCCACCCACCCGCCGCCGCTCAAGCAGGTCCCCAAGTACGGGTATTACCCGGCCTGGCCGGAGGACGGCGACAACTGGATTCACCCCGAGGACGTCGCCCTGGCGCGGACCCAGTTTCCCAGTACGCGAATCTGGCGCCGGGACGAGGAGTCGGGCGAGTTTCACGTGATCCGCTACGGCGCAACGACGCTCCGCGTGAAGTCGGCCCTGTGGCAGGAGGTCCCCGAGCCAGACTTCCAGATCGGCCAGCTGGTGGAGGTCCGCACCCGGCTGATGCGGAACGAACCCCACACCGGGCGGGTCACCGAGGTCCAGTGGGACAACTACCTGGGCCAGGTTGTGTTCCACATCCAGGAGAACGACCGCCCGCTGCCGAATAAGTACACCACGGACGACCTCAAGCCGGTCGACCCGGCCGAGGGCCGCGAGTTCTCCCGCCTGCCGTCCGACACGCCCGAGGCGACCGACGGCGTCGACGAGCTGACCGAGGGGCTGCCGAAGGACGAGAAGTTCGGTGGGCCGTGGACATGA